GACAGTGACTTTCGACAGTGAGTGCCTAAATCCTGTATGGTCTACGTCAAAATCCGGTGAGAACGGCCGCCAAAGTCAGCATGTGGAGAAGATCTTATCAATACCCTAATTGCCCGCACTAGGTCATTGATTTTAATGCTCATTTTTACTATAATACGAGCATAAAAATCAAGAGAAGGGAGCTGGTGCAAATGCCTTTGCCCGCCAACCTGCAAATGCTTCTAAAAAATAAGGGCATTCTCACTGCTGCGCAGGCAAACGTCCTCGGTATTTCGAACGAGCGATTGCGATTGCTTGTCAGGTCAGGCGATTTAGAGCGGGTGTCCCACGGGGTCTATATCTCGCCCGATGACCACGTTGACAGAATGTACATTGCCCAGCAACGGAGACGGAAAATCATCTATTCCCATGAAACGGCACTGTACCTTCACGAACTCACTGATCGTGACCCAATCAGCTACACTGTGACAGTGCCCACCGGTTACAACACAAAAACATTGCGCGAGGCAGGCCTTGCGGTGTTTGCAGTCAAGAGAGAACTCCACGAACTTGGCGCAGTCCAGATGGAAACGATGTTTGGGAATGCGGTACTCGCCTACGGATTAGAGAGGACAATTTGCGACTGTATTCGAAGCCGAAGCCAAATGGATATCGCCATTGTAACTGACGCTGTGAAACGCTACTCGAAGCGAAAGGACAAGCATCTGGACGTTCTCATGCAGATGGCTGAAGAATTTCGGATCGTGAAGCCAATCCGAAGTTACATGGAGGTTCTCTTATGAGAACGTCGATTCAACTTTAGGCATTGGTGCGCAACCTCTCCTGCTCAAAACAGCGGCGCCTATTGCGCTCCAGCATTATTACTCGTTTATACAGTTAAGCCCCCATGTAATGCCAAATTTATCGACAACGCTGCCATAGCACTTGCTCCAGAATGTTTCTTGTAGATCTATCAGCACTTGACCGCCCTCCCGTAGTTTTTGAAAGGCCGCCTTGACTGCATCGGCGTCGGACAACACCAGGGCCAGAGTGATGTTATTGCCCACCACAAACGGGCTGCCAGGGAAGGTGTCGGAGAACATCAGCTTAGTGCCGTGAACGGTTAGCTCGCCATGGATGATAAGCTGCTTGGCCTCGTCGGGCAAGGAGAACTCTGGATTAGGAGGCGCGTCGCCGTAAGTAGATAGATCGCCCTTCTCGGCGCTAAAAACTTCGGCGTAAAATTCATACGCCTGGCGGCAATGGCCATTAAACGTAAGATAGGCGTGGATTCCCATGTCTTTCACTCCTTCTATGTTTAAGTCATGAACTAGGGTGCAGTCGCACATCTAGGTCGTTTCCTTCAGGATGTTGAGGCTGTGACCGCAGCTACCATCCTGACCGACTCATATCCCCTCTATGCCCCCCCCTCTCCCACAATCGTAGGCAGCGATTCATAAAGCGCATCGATTTCTCTCTGATCACATCAATCAAGCCACATGCTCCTTTCGCAAAAAGATGCGTCATGCTATCGCCTATAATTTCTCGATCCGGGATAGATCTCCTGCTCACCCTATGGGGGGAGTTGAAACACATGAGTTGTACGGGCCCTGCACTAGACCGCATAGAGTTTGTAGTGACCGAGATGAATCTTGTATTTTGGGTTGGCGTCTTTAATAATCTTGATCAAAACCACAGGGTCATCTTTGAGGTGGTAGGTGCAGATAGCAAGCCTAGGACGATGCTCCTTTAGCACCTCAACAGCACCCCTGAGCAGATTTCGTTCGGCACCTTCGATATCCGCCTGAATAAAGTCTATCCGCTCCACTCCGTTTGTCCTTACCCAGTTATCGTATGTTTGCGCCCACATCACAGACAATGTCACCCGGTAGTACACGCACTCCAAATTCTTCGTAAGTACCCTCTTGCCCAGGCCAGGGGCAGCTGCGTTAGAGTTTTGGCATCTCTTTCTTCCACGATGGGCAGGGTGAAAATACCGAGATCAAGCACATCGCCTGCCTGGCCGTAGTGCTCTACCAAGAACTTAAAAAGCTCCTTTTGATGCCTGTGCCCAAGGTAAAAAAAGTCTGACCATACGGCTTTAAATGAGCGACATACGTAACCTCCTCAGTTTGCTCTCTATGTGTAGACTACCCAAATGCAGATTTTTGTTTAATCACGACAAAAAACCACTCACATGCCGACAGGCAATGTGAGTGGGCTTATTTTCGAGCAAGAGCTCAGTGTCGATTAGTCGTCTGGCGTATTTTATTGATAATGTCCGTGGCCTGCGCTGACTGCAGGAAAGCGAGAGTGGTTTCAGGCACGAGCTGGCCTAGTGCGGAAAAATCACCAGCTCGCAAGACCCCGCGAACGTGTGAAGCCGAAATCGCCATACCTGCCTTTTCCAAGCGTGGCACCTCAAGCAACTGAATGTCATGCTGCGCAAGTATTTCTCGCAACGAATGATTGTAGATAGCTGTAACCGGAGAATAGGGCTCTGTACCGACATAACGCACCCTAACATTGAGTGCGCGCGCTATATGCGTAGCATAGAGTGTAGCGTCAACAGAGGCACCCGCGCGTGCATGGGCTGTTTCTTCTTCGCTGAAGTAACTCGGAAAGGTGGCCGCGGAGACAGCGTATGGCCCGGAGGGCAGTACGGTAACGTTCTTAAGATGCTGCGTTCCCTGCTTAACTAGTTCTAACCTTACGGCAAATGGGAAAACTGACCTGTTCTCCTCTACGACGAGCACATAGACATGGTCGCACTGCTTCGCAGCTACTGCCACCAGATGTTGATGCCCCAGAGTAAACGGATTGCAGTTTACTACCAGCCCACCTACTTTACCGTCCTTGGTCGCTGGTACAGCAGAGGCGACAGACTCTAGTTGCGCGAGGTAATCCTCTAAGCACGGGAATCCACTTTCAAGCAGTGCCGCCCATTCAGTCTTTACTAGCATTCTGAAACCCATGCTGGCAAAGAAACTCGCCTGCTCGGGCATGGTAAAGATAAAGACCCTTGTGTGCCCTTGCCTAAGCGCAGCAAGCATTAAGTAATGAACAATTTTGGCCGATAAGCCCTCGCCCTGCATGGTGCTGTCGACTGCGATGCATTGCAGCACGTTGCCCTCGAGCGAGCCAGTCGCCACGATCTGTTGGTGTACTCGTATCTCTACGGTTAAGTCGCTAGCCCTATCATAGCGCAAACCGAACTGATCAAGAAAAATCGCGACCGCTCGTAGGTCCTGGCTCTTAACAACCTCATAGGTAGTCCACATACTTCTTCTCACCCCTTAAACTGACTAGGGCGTAGCAATAACTCTGGTGTGGGCAAGCCCTCGCCAAGAAGATGTAAGGCGAGTGACAAGGCCAGGAGATCAGCCGACCCGCCAGGGCTGAGTCGAGCCGCGCAGAAAGTGCTGTGGGCTGACAAAGTAAGTGCTCGGCCAAGCTCCGAGAAGACGCTCCCTGCGCCTAGTATCGCCCGGGCGGTGCTTTGCACAAGGGCCAAGCCTTCCTCTCCGGCGCGATGAAGAATAGTAGTATCAGGCAAACACGCCATGATATTAATCAGGGCATGGACGGCGGCATCGTTAAAACTTGCCCCTTGTCCTAACGCGTCTTGCAATGCGGGGTACCCCACCTGCTCTACGGTCGGGAACCCCGCCTCTGCTTCACCCCTTATGCCGGTGTAACCCCCTTCTCTATAGAGCCTTTCTCCGGCGGTGAGAGAGGGGCGTGCTGTCAGGTTTTCGAGCTCACGCTCGGTCAGCCCCTGACACGCCTGCCGAATAGTAGCAAAAAACTCTACCGAAGGAGCCTTGATGCCCTTGGCTAGGCACACGCCGGTAATCCCGGCAGCAAGGCCGAGCACAAAGAGCTGCCCACGCTGCGTATTGACCCCAGATGTGGCCCGCAACAACTCGCGCTCGGCTTGCACGCCAATATTTCTGAGTTGGCCGAACACTTCCCCTAGACTCTGGCCTGTTTCTCGCCAGCCTACTTCTACGCAAGCGACGAAGTAAGGGGAAAGAATGCTACTCCCCAGAAGAAACGTCAAGAGACTCATGTCTGTGTGGGCGCCATTGTCGCGTGGGTTTACCAAGCCAGGCGAGGGATAGATACAGACCTCAAACAGAGACGCTGCCGTAAAACAGGCACCGACACGATAGAGCTCAACTGGCGCAGTCATTTATGCATGTCCCCCAGACCGCTATCTTCTTGGCAATGGCGATAACTTCATCTGCCGCGTGTGCGCGGAGAAGGCGGCAGACGTGGGCCTCCTCTTGCTCGCACACCCAACACATTCGCCCCTTAAGCCCTAAGCTGTGGCGATTTACCGCCCCTCTGCGAGTGATAACGTCTATATCCCACAAACGCCCCTGTGTTGCTGTTTCCTCTAGAGCTATGCAGTGCTGTTTCAGAGTGTGCCCGTCGGCTAAGACCGCCATGAGATGACATGGGCCGAGGGCATTAACTAGGTGCGACTCGCTAACTAGCTCTACCCCTAAGGTTGCCAGCATGGCATGCACCTCTGCCCGCGCCGCAGTAAGCAGTTTTTCCCACGGGTACAGGGTGAAGCCTCCCGGGAGATTAAGAGTTATCTGCACAACAGACACTCCGCTTGCCCCGAGTTTCAGCTGCTGCTGTACGTACCTCTCCTCTTTGGCAGCTAAAACATGCCATCTCGCCACGTTATCTTCGCTCTTCACTTACACTGCCTCCACTAAAAACTTACGCCGTAACTTTCTTTTTGCGGTTAATTGCCCCGCTAACAACCGGCCAGAGCAAGATAACGGCACACACGATTAGCAGGGATGCCGTAATTGGCTTTGAAAGAACCGCCAAGAGATCCCCGCCTTCAAGCAATATCGCTCGTCTAAGATTCGCTTCGGTAAGGCTGCCTAGCACGAGGCCTAGTACAAGGGCGGCCGAAGAGAACTTAAAGGCAGTAAGTGCCACACCAATAATGCCGGCGATCATCATAAGGACTACGTCTCCGGTACTACTCTTGAGCGCGAAGCTACCCATCGCTGCAAACAGCACGATTAGCGGCCCGAGGATGCTATATGGCACATTAAGCACCTTGTTAAAGACTTTCGCAATCGCCATAGAACATATCACCATCAGGATGTTAGTAACGATCATCGAGGCAAAAACGGAAGAGAGAAACTGTGGTTGTGTTCTGTGCAGTAGCGGTCCTAACTGCACACCCTGTAAGACTAGTGCAGACATCATAACCGCGGCAGCTGTACCACCAGGTATGCCGAGCGCTAGCAAAGGCACCATGGAACCCCCGGCTGCGGCATTGTTGGCTGTCTCAGACGCGGCAATGCCTTCAATCGCGCCGTGGCCAAATTGCTTACGGTTTGGTGAAATCTTCGCCTCGGTCGTATAGCTGAGAAACGCAGCAATGGTCGCGCCTGCACCGGGCAAGATGCCGACCACAGTGCCCAAGATGGAGGCGCGGACAACGGTCCACCTAATTGACCATGCCTCTGATAGCGAAAGCAGGCTGGTCTTAAAGCTCGAGCCACCCTTCGATTCTGCGGTCACAAGCTTTACTGGCTTGCTGGTTTGCTTGAGTACTTCGGTAATGGCAAAGAGGCCTATCATGACCGGAATCATCTCGATTCCACCCAAGAGCGAGGAACTGCCCCAGGTGAACCTAGGTATGCCCAGCAGGGGGTCCATGCCTACCGTGGCTAAAAGTGAGCCGATGAGGCCGGAGATAAGCGTCTTGATCACGTTGTCGCTGTCGAGCGCCGTGAGCACACTAAGCCCTAGCACCGAGACAGCAAACAACTCGGAAGGGCCAAATCTGAGCCCAAGATTGGCCAGTTGTGGTGCAAGTAGGAGCATGGCTAACGCCGAGACTATGCCACCAATTGCGGAACAGACTAGGGATACACCTAGCGCCTTACCCGCTTTGCCTTGTTGCGCCATGGGGTACCCGTCAAATGTGGTGGGGGCATTAGAGGGGGTGCCGGGAATTTTGAAGAGAATCGCAGTGATCCCTCCCCCGGTGATAGACGCGCAGTAGACGGCCACAAGAAAGGCAATTGCCACTACAGGCGACATGGCATAGGTAAAGGGCACAGCGAGAGCGACAGACATCGATGCGCTAACCCCAGGCATGGCACCGAACAAGACGCCAAGAATAGTTCCGGCAAGAATGAGCAGGAATGTTGCAGGAGCTAAGACAATCTGAAAACCAGATAGTAATAAGTCAAACATGGTGCGTGCTCCTCCTTACAAACGTTCGAGAATCAAGGCAAAATCGCGCAATATGCCGATGCCCCGCGGCAACATAACGCCCAAGCCGCGCGAGAACACAAAGTAAACTGATAGCGTGGCCACAAGGGAGCTCAAAACAAGTGACCTCACCTGTCGTTGACCGACTATTCTCGCATACCCAGCAAAGAACACAAAGGTGCTGAGGATGAAGCCGAGCGTTTGCAGACAGATTGCATAAACAAGGAGTGCTACCATACTGAGGACAAGTTTGTTCGCCAAGATAGAGTGCACGCTAATATGTCGCGGCTCTACATCGCTACGCAGAGCGACAGGTGTCCCGCGGTAAATCTTGTACATGTTAGCCCCCAGTAAGATGATAAGAGCAACCAAGATGGCCTGTGGCCAAACCTCGGCACCCCACCCAACCGCAGTGGTTTTTGGAACAATGGCTCCAATATAAAAGTAGCAGTACGTAAAGAAGGCTAGGAGAGCCCCGTTAAACAGCAATTCTAAGCCCAAATGAGTTCAACTCCTTCCCTGATGGACACCCATGTCTGATAAATGGGGGGCAGACGATGCTGCCCCCTAAGAGATCTATAAGCGCACTACTTAGACTGCTCATATAGGGCTTTGAGAGTGGTGCTTTGCTCTGCCCATATAACTCCGAGATCGGCCGAATTGGCAAAAGCCGGTCGCTGATCAAGTGCGTTAGCCTTCATCCAGGCCTGGAATTCAGCACTAGCATGCGCCGTTACGGCAGCGGCTTCAAATGCCTTAATTGCGGCTTCTGGCGTACCCTTCTTAGCAAAAATACCTCTCATCGGGCCAAGGTAAGATGCTATACCCTTTTCGCCTGTAGCCGGCACGTCGGGGAGCATGGAGATGCGCTTTTCTGCGGCCACGATAATAGCCTGCATATCGCCCGCCTCTAGCAAACCCTTTACCTCAGACGGTCCGACAACCGCAAGGTGAACATGCCCGCCTAAAATAGCGGCGTTTAGCTCGGCGCCAGTGCTAAAAGGCACTAAGGGAACATCGACGCCCGCCTGCTGAAAGGTCTGCCTAATCATAAAAGCGTCTAGGCCCGTAACCGTTAGTACGCCCGCCTTAACTACGCCAGGATTAGCTCTAACATAAGCGAGCAACTCGTCAAAGCTCTTAAACGGCGCTTTGGCTGAGGCCACGAGAATATTAGTGTCGTGCACCAGTCTTACCACGGGAACAAAGGCCTCGATGGGATTCACCGTCGTATGTCCTTGAAAATACGCCAAAAGGTGCGATTGAGTGCTCAGCATAAAGGTGTATCCGTCGGCTGGCTGACGATAGGCATGCTCAAACCCGAGCACTCCGCCGCCACCAGATACATTGTTAACGACGACGGCTACGCCTAGTGCTTTCTCTAGCGCGGGAGCAAACGCTCGCACGGTGGTATCGGCGCCGCCGCCGGTACCCCAGGGCACAACAATCTCCACACTGCGAGCGAACTTGAATCCTTCTTCTTGGGTTTGCCGAGGGGCACAGCCTGCTAAGACAAGCGTCAGGGATACCAGTGCTACAGAGAGAACGAGTGTAACTAGCCTAATTAACCTTTTGTTCATCGCTTATTCCTCCTTCTTTTTATCCCAGAGTGCTGTTTTACTTTCTCACACGACGAGCTGGGTGAGGTAATTCTGACACTCCATAGACACATGTCCTACTTACTACGATAGTGATTAATCAGGCTCCCCGCGAGGAGAATCTGCCGCTCATTGGCGGCTAGCTCTCCTAAAGCGAGCCTAATCTCTTGCACATCCCCCCCGACAACATATGCTGTCATCTCATTCCGATGTGTTTCTATGGCCTGCCTGATATTAGGCACAAAGATATAGCTAGAGCATATTAATGCAGGCGCATCGTCTAAAACAAAAGGCAGTATCCCCCAGTTAATCAGGTTAGCACGATACCTACGTGTAGCGTACTCGCAGGCAATATTGGCAGAGCCCCCTAGCACGCGCTGTGACGAGGCCGCCTGTTCGCGCGCCGAGCCGTCGCCGATTTTTCTGGCGACGATGGTGCTGCCGAGCCCCACGGTCTTAGCATGCCAGGAGCCAATACCGACGATGCTACGCAGCTTAGCGAACACGGCGCTTAACTCCGAAGAATGTGCGCACGGGTCGAGCCCACTCTGCCGGATTCTCTCGAGCGCATGCACCTCCTTCGCTCGACCGACATACATAGGGTCCTTGCGAGAGAGGGTAAACTCTGCCAAACGCAAGGGATTGGAGCGAAACGACGATATTTCACCCGAGGGAATAAGGTCATCTGTAGTAATAACTTGGTCTGGCAAGACCGTAATGACTTTTAGCAACAAGTGCTCTGTCAACTCGGGTATCGGCGGCCAGTCAGTGATACTAGGCGCCATTCTTAGTTCCTCTTGAGGCACGGGCTTACCGAAGCCTTTATAAACTCGCTTTTCATAAACGTCGGGCGAAAAGCGGTAATCCGGGCGGCTGTACTCGAGCTCAAGTTCCGTCGCCGCCGTCAAACTGCCGCCATTGACCGCCGTCGCGGCGATGGACCGAGAATCCATCAGCGCGACATAGGCAATTTGCCCCTCACTGGGTATGGACCCTTCACGATGGATGAAGTTTCGCGTTGTGTGACGAATGGAGAAGCTGTGACTCGCGGGCACGTCGCCCGCACCAAAGCAGGGTCCGCAGAAGGCGGTACGCAGAACAACACCAGCATTAAGTAGTTTCTCTGCGATGCCACTCTTCACCAAGCTGATGTACATGGGCTGACTAGAGGGGTAGACGCAGAGAGAAAAGGAGCCCCTCCCCGTTGTCTGACCCTCTAGGATGTCCGCCACAGCGGAAATATTCTCGTATGTGCCGCCAGCACAGCCGGCGACAATGGCTTGGTCTACATGAAAGCGACCCTCTCTCACATGGCGGGAAAACCCTAGTTGCCCTCGGCCACTGCCAAAGAGCGTCGTCGCTTCTTGAGCGAGCTTGTGCAAAATATCTTCTGTGTTGGCCTTAAAATCTGCTATGGTAAAGGTGTTGCTAGGGTGAAACGGCAGGGCAATCATCGGCCTAATGGCGGCTAGGTCAACATGGATTAGACCATCGTAGTAGGCAATCCTAGCTGGGGCTAGGTATTTGTGAGCATCCGCTCTGCCATGCGCGAAGAGATATTGCTTAACCTTTTCATCTGTACACCAGACCGACGATAGACTGGTGGCCTCCGTAGTCATAACATCTATGCCGTGGCGAAACTCCACCGAGAGCCCTGCGATGCCATCGCCCACAAACTCCATGATTTTATCTTTTACGTAGCCATTCTTAAAAACTGCTCCGATGATGGCTAAGGCTACGTCCTGCGGGCCTACTCCTTGTTCGACCTTGCCACTAAGATACACCGCTACAACTTCGGGACGTTCAATGTCGTATGTCTTGCCGATAATCTGCTTGACTAACTCTCCCCCGCCTTCGCCGATACCTAGGGTACCTAGCGCGCCATAGCGTGTATGGCTGTCAGAACCGAGTATCATCATTCCTCCCCCGGCCACCACTTCGCGCATGTACTGATGAATGACAGCTAGATGTGGGGGCACGTAGATGCCGCCGTACTTCTTGGCAGCAGAGAGGGCAAAGTCATGGTCGTCCTCGTTTATGGTGCCGCCTACAGCAGAGAGACTGTTATGGCAATTGGTCAAAATGTAAGGTACGGCAAACTTCTCTAAGCCGACAGCTCGCGCTGCCTGGATGATGCTGACATGCGTAATATCATGGGAAGCCAAGGCGTCGAAGCAGAGGCTGAGCCGATCGCCGTCAGAAGATTGAGCATGGCTTTCTAATATTTGGTGAGCAATTGTACCCTGCCTGGCAGCGTCTTTCGCCACTTGCCTACCAACTCGCTGCAGCAGCCTCTCCTGCGCCTGATCTTTATCGGGTATGACTTCTGTGCCGTCGATCAGGTAGACACCCGTATCATAGAGTTTAATCACGGCCTATCCTCCCAGTGTGCCTTATCAGATTACTCTCCTTACGACATCGATAAGTGTTCCGTCCCGGTACTCCACCAGCGCTACTATGTCCTCGCTTTGAGGTAGCGGTTCAGGTCGCCCTGTAAGCTTTTCGGCTCGCCACTGCAGTTCTTCTATGGTCACTGTCTCGATGCCAGCCTGCTTAAGTCGCTCAGCGAGCGCCTTCTGCAACGGATTAACCGCAATGCCGCGTTCAGTGACAAGGACGTCGATGCATTCCCCCGGCGTAATAACGGTGTGCACCTTGTCTACCACAATTGGGAAGCGTCCGCGGATGAGAGGCGCAGTAACTAACCGCAGTTTTGTCCCCGCTGCGGTATCTGAATGCCCTCCCGAAGCCCCCATCATTATCCCGTCTGAGCCCGTGAGTACATTCACGTTGTACGCCGTGTCAATCTCTGTCGCCCCAAGCATCATAATGTCTGTTATATGTGCGGTACAAGCTTTGGAATGAGGATTAGCATAGAAGGATGCCGACATTTCGACATGGCGGGGA
This sequence is a window from Bacillota bacterium. Protein-coding genes within it:
- a CDS encoding type IV toxin-antitoxin system AbiEi family antitoxin domain-containing protein, translating into MPLPANLQMLLKNKGILTAAQANVLGISNERLRLLVRSGDLERVSHGVYISPDDHVDRMYIAQQRRRKIIYSHETALYLHELTDRDPISYTVTVPTGYNTKTLREAGLAVFAVKRELHELGAVQMETMFGNAVLAYGLERTICDCIRSRSQMDIAIVTDAVKRYSKRKDKHLDVLMQMAEEFRIVKPIRSYMEVLL
- a CDS encoding glyoxalase/bleomycin resistance/extradiol dioxygenase family protein; translated protein: MGIHAYLTFNGHCRQAYEFYAEVFSAEKGDLSTYGDAPPNPEFSLPDEAKQLIIHGELTVHGTKLMFSDTFPGSPFVVGNNITLALVLSDADAVKAAFQKLREGGQVLIDLQETFWSKCYGSVVDKFGITWGLNCINE
- a CDS encoding FkbM family methyltransferase; the protein is MMWAQTYDNWVRTNGVERIDFIQADIEGAERNLLRGAVEVLKEHRPRLAICTYHLKDDPVVLIKIIKDANPKYKIHLGHYKLYAV
- the citC gene encoding [citrate (pro-3S)-lyase] ligase encodes the protein MWTTYEVVKSQDLRAVAIFLDQFGLRYDRASDLTVEIRVHQQIVATGSLEGNVLQCIAVDSTMQGEGLSAKIVHYLMLAALRQGHTRVFIFTMPEQASFFASMGFRMLVKTEWAALLESGFPCLEDYLAQLESVASAVPATKDGKVGGLVVNCNPFTLGHQHLVAVAAKQCDHVYVLVVEENRSVFPFAVRLELVKQGTQHLKNVTVLPSGPYAVSAATFPSYFSEEETAHARAGASVDATLYATHIARALNVRVRYVGTEPYSPVTAIYNHSLREILAQHDIQLLEVPRLEKAGMAISASHVRGVLRAGDFSALGQLVPETTLAFLQSAQATDIINKIRQTTNRH
- a CDS encoding triphosphoribosyl-dephospho-CoA synthase, encoding MTAPVELYRVGACFTAASLFEVCIYPSPGLVNPRDNGAHTDMSLLTFLLGSSILSPYFVACVEVGWRETGQSLGEVFGQLRNIGVQAERELLRATSGVNTQRGQLFVLGLAAGITGVCLAKGIKAPSVEFFATIRQACQGLTERELENLTARPSLTAGERLYREGGYTGIRGEAEAGFPTVEQVGYPALQDALGQGASFNDAAVHALINIMACLPDTTILHRAGEEGLALVQSTARAILGAGSVFSELGRALTLSAHSTFCAARLSPGGSADLLALSLALHLLGEGLPTPELLLRPSQFKG
- a CDS encoding citrate lyase holo-[acyl-carrier protein] synthase, with translation MKSEDNVARWHVLAAKEERYVQQQLKLGASGVSVVQITLNLPGGFTLYPWEKLLTAARAEVHAMLATLGVELVSESHLVNALGPCHLMAVLADGHTLKQHCIALEETATQGRLWDIDVITRRGAVNRHSLGLKGRMCWVCEQEEAHVCRLLRAHAADEVIAIAKKIAVWGTCINDCAS
- a CDS encoding tripartite tricarboxylate transporter permease translates to MFDLLLSGFQIVLAPATFLLILAGTILGVLFGAMPGVSASMSVALAVPFTYAMSPVVAIAFLVAVYCASITGGGITAILFKIPGTPSNAPTTFDGYPMAQQGKAGKALGVSLVCSAIGGIVSALAMLLLAPQLANLGLRFGPSELFAVSVLGLSVLTALDSDNVIKTLISGLIGSLLATVGMDPLLGIPRFTWGSSSLLGGIEMIPVMIGLFAITEVLKQTSKPVKLVTAESKGGSSFKTSLLSLSEAWSIRWTVVRASILGTVVGILPGAGATIAAFLSYTTEAKISPNRKQFGHGAIEGIAASETANNAAAGGSMVPLLALGIPGGTAAAVMMSALVLQGVQLGPLLHRTQPQFLSSVFASMIVTNILMVICSMAIAKVFNKVLNVPYSILGPLIVLFAAMGSFALKSSTGDVVLMMIAGIIGVALTAFKFSSAALVLGLVLGSLTEANLRRAILLEGGDLLAVLSKPITASLLIVCAVILLWPVVSGAINRKKKVTA
- a CDS encoding tripartite tricarboxylate transporter TctB family protein, with amino-acid sequence MGLELLFNGALLAFFTYCYFYIGAIVPKTTAVGWGAEVWPQAILVALIILLGANMYKIYRGTPVALRSDVEPRHISVHSILANKLVLSMVALLVYAICLQTLGFILSTFVFFAGYARIVGQRQVRSLVLSSLVATLSVYFVFSRGLGVMLPRGIGILRDFALILERL
- a CDS encoding tripartite tricarboxylate transporter substrate binding protein, translating into MNKRLIRLVTLVLSVALVSLTLVLAGCAPRQTQEEGFKFARSVEIVVPWGTGGGADTTVRAFAPALEKALGVAVVVNNVSGGGGVLGFEHAYRQPADGYTFMLSTQSHLLAYFQGHTTVNPIEAFVPVVRLVHDTNILVASAKAPFKSFDELLAYVRANPGVVKAGVLTVTGLDAFMIRQTFQQAGVDVPLVPFSTGAELNAAILGGHVHLAVVGPSEVKGLLEAGDMQAIIVAAEKRISMLPDVPATGEKGIASYLGPMRGIFAKKGTPEAAIKAFEAAAVTAHASAEFQAWMKANALDQRPAFANSADLGVIWAEQSTTLKALYEQSK
- a CDS encoding hydratase, which translates into the protein MIKLYDTGVYLIDGTEVIPDKDQAQERLLQRVGRQVAKDAARQGTIAHQILESHAQSSDGDRLSLCFDALASHDITHVSIIQAARAVGLEKFAVPYILTNCHNSLSAVGGTINEDDHDFALSAAKKYGGIYVPPHLAVIHQYMREVVAGGGMMILGSDSHTRYGALGTLGIGEGGGELVKQIIGKTYDIERPEVVAVYLSGKVEQGVGPQDVALAIIGAVFKNGYVKDKIMEFVGDGIAGLSVEFRHGIDVMTTEATSLSSVWCTDEKVKQYLFAHGRADAHKYLAPARIAYYDGLIHVDLAAIRPMIALPFHPSNTFTIADFKANTEDILHKLAQEATTLFGSGRGQLGFSRHVREGRFHVDQAIVAGCAGGTYENISAVADILEGQTTGRGSFSLCVYPSSQPMYISLVKSGIAEKLLNAGVVLRTAFCGPCFGAGDVPASHSFSIRHTTRNFIHREGSIPSEGQIAYVALMDSRSIAATAVNGGSLTAATELELEYSRPDYRFSPDVYEKRVYKGFGKPVPQEELRMAPSITDWPPIPELTEHLLLKVITVLPDQVITTDDLIPSGEISSFRSNPLRLAEFTLSRKDPMYVGRAKEVHALERIRQSGLDPCAHSSELSAVFAKLRSIVGIGSWHAKTVGLGSTIVARKIGDGSAREQAASSQRVLGGSANIACEYATRRYRANLINWGILPFVLDDAPALICSSYIFVPNIRQAIETHRNEMTAYVVGGDVQEIRLALGELAANERQILLAGSLINHYRSK